In Dioscorea cayenensis subsp. rotundata cultivar TDr96_F1 unplaced genomic scaffold, TDr96_F1_v2_PseudoChromosome.rev07_lg8_w22 25.fasta BLBR01001796.1, whole genome shotgun sequence, the following are encoded in one genomic region:
- the LOC120257006 gene encoding uncharacterized protein LOC120257006, giving the protein MEGQDIANIVVIWRGRQLNVEVNADSKVKDFGLMLQKLTDIKADTLRLLVPQSKASKMIIPFSDSHSNLTLREVSILEGKPIRMMGVFDNEIEEVSQNSSNPDLRIAGFDEEEKRMRQRMGRPVVSLKLPTGPYIFGNFQTLDIPGIELNPPPLEALKRMHMLACDPGIIAIMNKHRWRVGIMTEMAPEGYVGISPKCILGFNKNHGEEISLRLRTDDLKGFRKYDNIKKTLLHELAHMVYSEHDANFYALDKQLNREAESLDWTKSKGHTLSRRKVSDYYEDDIAYETVTGYEGQKLGGSSNALATARASSVAAAYYRSLKASTNLITTEDNHATEPDPDDNELRIDQEKIYAEPDPDDIVDIREDRTHISIIRESDVNDEPDPDDCLDHENTQEHCQTISKPDPDDSLIVEPDPDDSIPNGTDLNHKVILESATDEAEASILIDNGSPIKHVLPGRNCDEPDPDDSLKSDTLMDGKQMEIDEPDPDDSTITLDNEELRIIEEPVAAICARLQKAIAWLRSEAPPAEAASVLQTLSKIIRNVIDHPDNMKFRRLRKSNPMFQRNVANYKAAMEVLALIGFAEDIISDEVGRAEAYLVLKRNDPGLLWLAKSSLEISIA; this is encoded by the exons ATGGAAGGACAAGATATAGCTAATATAGTGGTCATATGGAGGGGTAGACAGCTGAATGTGGAGGTCAATGCTGACTCTAAAGTTAAAGATTTCGGTCTGATGCTACAGAAGCTGACTGACATAAAAGCTGATACTCTGCGTCTTCTTGTTCCACAATCGAAGGCTTCAAAAATGATTATTCCTTTCTCTGATAGCCATTCAAATTTAACCTTGCGCGAGGTTTCTATTCTGGAG GGTAAACCCATAAGAATGATGGGTGTGTTTGACAATGAAATTGAGGAGGTATCACAAAATAGTTCAAATCCTGATTTGAGAATAGCTGGTTTTGATGAGGAGGAGAAGCGAATGAGACAACGAATGGGTAGACCTGTAGTTTCTCTGAAATTGCCCACAGGGCCTTACATCTTTGGCAATTTCCAGACACTTGATATCCCAGGGATTGAG CTGAATCCACCACCTTTAGAAGCATTGAAAAGAATGCACATGCTTGCCTGTGATCCGGGAATTATCGCTATCATGAACAAG CATCGTTGGAGGGTGGGAATTATGACGGAAATGGCACCTGAAGGATATGTTGGCATCAGCCCTAAATGTATTCTTGGGTTCAACAAG aatCATGGGGAGGAGATATCCTTGCGTCTTCGGACAGATGATCTTAAGGGATTCAGGAAATATGACAACATTAAGAAGACTCTCTTGCATGAACTC gcTCACATGGTGTACTCTGAACATGATGCCAACTTTTATGCTCTGGATAAACAG TTAAACCGAGAAGCAGAAAGCTTGGATTGGACAAAATCAAAAGGCCATACTTTGAGTCGTCGGAAGGTCTCAGATTACTATGAAGACGATATTGCTTATGAAACAGTGACAGGTTATGAAGGTCAGAAACTTGGGGGAAGCTCAAATGCTCTAGCCACTGCTCGTGCTTCCTCCGTTGCTGCTGCTTACTACCGTTCCTTGAAAGCTTCTACAAATCTAATTACCACAGAAGACAATCATGCAACTGAACCTGATCCTGATGACAATGAGCTGAGAATTGATCAGGAAAAGATATATGCCGAGCCTGACCCTGATGACATAGTGGATATCAGGGAAGACAGAACACATATCAGCATCATAAGAGAATCAGATGTGAACGATGAACCTGATCCTGATGATTGCTTGGACCATGAAAACACACAGGAACATTGTCAGACGATCAGCAAACCCGACCCTGATGATTCATTAATTGTTGAACCAGATCCAGATGATTCCATTCCTAATGGCACTGATTTAAATCACAAAGTCATTCTTGAGTCTGCTACTGATGAGGCTGAAGCTAGTATACTAATTGACAATGGTTCACCAATTAAACATGTGCTTCCTGGAAGGAACTGCGATGAACCAGATCCTGATGACTCTCTGAAAAGCGATACTTTAATGGACGGTAAACAGATGGAAATAGATGAGCCTGATCCTGATGACAGTACAATCACTTTGGATAATGAAGAACTAAGAATAATTGAAGAACCAGTAGCTGCTATATGTGCACGTCTCCAGAAAGCTATAGCGTGGTTAAGGTCTGAAGCACCTCCGGCAGAGGCAGCATCTGTCCTTCAGACCCTATCAAAAATTATCAG GAATGTGATTGATCATCCAGATAATATGAAATTCAGAAGACTGCGGAAG TCCAATCCTATGTTTCAAAGGAATGTTGCAAATTACAAAG CGGCGATGGAGGTTCTTGCATTGATTGGTTTTGCCGAGGATATTATATCCGACGAGGTTGGGAGAGCGGAAGCTTACTTAGTGTTGAAGAGGAATGATCCCGGATTGCTGTGGCTCGCCAAATCTTCGTTAGAGATCTCCATTGCTTAA